One genomic window of Desulfonatronovibrio magnus includes the following:
- the nadC gene encoding carboxylating nicotinate-nucleotide diphosphorylase, protein MNTFTLFSNFFQKKALLCLHEIIDLAFDEDGEDLTSNAVFPLESLANACVIAKEDFIVAGLPIIQEILKRTNGESKIVFHTNEGSQVQTGSKLISIHGHTRKILKSERIILNMLSKLSGIASQTDKFCKQLSGSKVRLLDTRKTTPGLRYPEKYAVLVGGAENHRLNLQEMLMLKDNHIDHCGSITKAVNLLRKAYSPCPAIEVECRTINDVQEAVQAKVQRIMLDNMSHDEMQAALEFIPQSIESEISGRITLDNLKQTAELNPDFISSGALTHSARSVDISMTITPA, encoded by the coding sequence ATGAATACATTTACACTTTTCAGCAACTTTTTTCAGAAAAAAGCCCTTCTTTGTCTACATGAAATCATTGACCTGGCTTTTGATGAAGACGGTGAAGATCTGACCTCCAACGCTGTGTTTCCATTAGAAAGCCTTGCCAATGCCTGCGTGATTGCCAAAGAGGATTTTATTGTTGCAGGACTGCCCATTATACAGGAAATTCTAAAGAGAACAAACGGAGAATCTAAAATTGTATTTCATACCAACGAAGGGTCACAAGTCCAAACAGGCAGTAAGTTAATTTCAATTCACGGACATACCCGTAAAATTCTTAAGTCTGAACGGATAATTCTGAACATGTTATCTAAGCTAAGTGGTATTGCCAGCCAAACTGATAAATTTTGTAAACAACTTTCAGGCAGTAAGGTCAGGCTGTTAGATACAAGAAAAACCACTCCTGGCTTGCGCTATCCAGAAAAGTATGCTGTGCTCGTGGGCGGAGCTGAAAATCACAGATTGAATCTGCAAGAGATGCTCATGCTCAAGGATAACCATATTGATCATTGCGGCAGCATAACCAAGGCTGTGAACCTTCTTAGAAAAGCTTATTCTCCGTGTCCGGCCATAGAGGTTGAATGCAGAACTATCAACGATGTTCAGGAGGCTGTGCAGGCTAAAGTGCAAAGAATTATGCTTGATAATATGAGTCATGATGAAATGCAGGCTGCTTTAGAATTTATTCCACAATCAATTGAATCTGAAATAAGCGGACGCATTACGCTGGACAATCTTAAACAGACAGCAGAACTTAATCCTGACTTCATTTCTTCCGGCGCTTTAACCCACTCAGCCAGGTCTGTAGATATCAGCATGACCATAACACCAGCTTAG
- the nadA gene encoding quinolinate synthase NadA produces MHSKNIQLFKDKFGSNLAILAHHYQSDAIVEHADLVGDSLQLAAAIPELEAEYIVFCGVDFMAETAAVLAGPRQKIFSPDLGATCVMADMAPDYLVNNILQKLNHHQRVIPLAYVNSSIGVKALCGEYGGSVCTSSNASKMLTWALTQGDQVLFLPDQNLGRNVSARCNIPDSMTQTIDIRKKGSNINPANLASKKILFWPGVCAVHFRLKAGNVMEIMHKSPEALIVVHPESHPHVVDMAHASGSTSKIISFVEQAVPGSTIYIGTEDNLVLRLKQKHPDKNILPLGAGYCSNMAKITPELLSSCLENLSSDNAVQVNPSLISNANKAVETMLRVTAS; encoded by the coding sequence ATGCACTCAAAAAATATTCAACTCTTCAAAGACAAATTTGGATCCAACCTTGCTATTCTGGCCCACCATTATCAAAGTGATGCCATTGTTGAACATGCAGATTTAGTGGGAGATTCATTGCAACTCGCGGCAGCAATCCCTGAGTTAGAGGCAGAGTATATTGTATTTTGTGGTGTGGATTTTATGGCCGAGACAGCAGCTGTGCTTGCTGGTCCAAGACAAAAAATCTTTTCTCCTGATCTTGGAGCAACATGTGTAATGGCAGATATGGCACCTGATTATCTTGTCAATAATATACTCCAGAAGCTTAATCATCACCAAAGAGTTATACCTCTTGCTTATGTAAATTCATCAATAGGAGTAAAAGCTCTTTGCGGTGAATACGGGGGAAGCGTCTGCACCTCATCAAATGCATCCAAAATGCTCACATGGGCCTTGACTCAAGGTGACCAGGTACTGTTTTTACCTGACCAAAACCTTGGCCGAAATGTATCTGCCCGGTGCAACATCCCTGACAGCATGACGCAGACCATAGATATCAGGAAAAAAGGAAGCAACATTAATCCTGCAAACCTGGCATCAAAAAAAATTCTTTTTTGGCCTGGGGTCTGTGCTGTACATTTCCGACTAAAAGCCGGAAATGTAATGGAAATCATGCATAAAAGCCCTGAAGCCTTGATAGTGGTCCATCCTGAAAGCCATCCCCATGTAGTAGACATGGCTCATGCATCGGGTTCTACCTCCAAAATCATATCTTTTGTTGAACAGGCAGTTCCAGGCAGCACAATCTATATCGGTACAGAAGACAATCTTGTTCTTCGATTAAAGCAGAAACATCCGGACAAGAATATACTGCCTCTCGGCGCTGGCTATTGCAGCAATATGGCCAAAATTACCCCGGAATTATTAAGCAGTTGCCTGGAAAACCTGTCTTCCGATAATGCTGTTCAAGTTAACCCTTCCCTCATATCCAATGCTAATAAAGCTGTGGAGACCATGCTCAGGGTGACTGCATCATGA